In Mycteria americana isolate JAX WOST 10 ecotype Jacksonville Zoo and Gardens chromosome 3, USCA_MyAme_1.0, whole genome shotgun sequence, a single genomic region encodes these proteins:
- the LOC142407524 gene encoding meprin A subunit alpha-like: protein MRVAVPSVQPVETPGSQGGQCWPPHRSLVQLPPFCPPDRDSPSPEGWGCSLMLGKESPGWDSHANAGSTQLHRHAIHLQNAIATLTGSTSWSSEMDSWRICCFTALVTCSYAFTIQNSVEARVVDVDGGQLRKDIPEINSETGRKLFEGDIILPLERNALRNSSYRWKFPIPYILADSLDLNAKGVILQAFDMFRLKSCVDFKPYEGEQTYLKFEKLDGCWSYVGDLQSGQTVSIGERCDYKAIVEHELLHALGFYHEQSRTDRDDYVQIWWDEIIEGFAYAFDKHNDSFLDDLNTPYDYESVLHYGPYSFNINSNVPSITTKIPEFNEIIGQRLDFSRIDLLRLNRMYNCTSSLTFLDQCSFEYINICGMVQSGQDGANWDHTLGKPGDEDYTLVGNCADRGYFMHLDTKTGHAGQSALLESRILYPRRKEKCLQFFYRLNGSPQDKLVIWVKKDDGTGNVRRMQKLHTITADGEHHWKLASIPFSVQTKFRYGFQGIRGDPAKSAGGIAIDDTSLTETNCPTNVWHIRNFTSLLNSTTKGDYIISPVFYSSEGYAFALQLYPHGRNSSSYSNYMGITFHLCSSPNDGLLEWPAGHRQVVLSVLDQDPDVIHRMSLSLSFTTDPNQPVYGRNDTLQWDKPSVTGSFSPYCNCYMSPGVGWNTFLTHRELHWKKFLKNDSLFIFADFEDLTPLIRSEVPVHP from the exons ATGCGGGTAGCAGTACCGAGCGTGCAACCTGTGGAGACCCCGGGCTCTCAAGGTGGCCAGTGCTGGCCCCCCCACCGCAGCCTGGTGCAACTGCCCCCTTTCTGTCCC CCAGATCGGGACAGTCCTTCCCCtgaaggctgggggtgcagcctGATGCTGGGCAA GGAAAGCCCTGGATGGGATTCCCATGCAAACGCTGGGAGCACACAGCTTCATAGGCAC GCTATTCACCTGCAGAATGCTATAGCTACACTGACAGGTAGCACCAGCTGGTCTTCCGAAATGGATTCCTGGAGGATATGTTGTTTCACAGCACTGGTTACCTGCTCCTATGCCTTTACG ATCCAAAACTCTGTTGAAGCCAGAG TTGTTGATGTTGATGGAGGGCAGCTTAGAAAGGACATTCCAGAAATAAACTCAG AAACGGGAAGGAAGCTTTTCGAAGGTGATATTATCTTACCG CTGGAGAGGAATGCTCTGAGAAACAGCTCCTACCGCTGGAAATTTCCCATCCCCTATATCCTAGCTGACAGCCTGG ATCTGAACGCTAAAGGTGTTATCCTGCAGGCGTTTGACATGTTCAGGCTCAAGTCATGTGTTGATTTCAAGCCCTATGAAGGGGAACAGACTTACCTGAAATTTGAGAAGCTGGACGG GTGCTGGTCTTATGTGGGGGACCTTCAGAGTGGCCAGACAGTATCTATAGGAGAGAGGTGTGACTATAAAGCCATAGTGGAACATGAGCTCCTGCATGCCCTGGGATTTTACCATGAGCAATCCAGGACAGATCGCGATGACTATGTTCAGATATGGTGGGATGAAATTATTGAAG GTTTTGCATATGCCTTTGACAAGCACAATGACAGTTTCCTTGATGACCTCAATACCCCGTATGATTATGAGTCAGTCCTGCACTATGGACCATATTCTTTCAACATCAATAGCAACGTTCCTTCCATTACAACAAAAATTCCTGAATTTAATGAGATCATTGGGCAGAGGTTGGATTTCAGCAGAATTGACTTACTGAGGTTGAATCGCATGTACAATTGCA CTTCGAGCCTCACCTTCTTGGACCAGTGCTCCTTTGAATACATCAATATCTGTGGGATGGTGCAAAGTGGACAAGACGGTGCTAACTGGGACCACACATTGGGCAAACCAGGAGATGAAGACTATACTTTGGTGGGAAACTGTGCAG ATAGAGGATATTTCATGCACTTAGATACAAAAACTGGACATGCTGGTCAGTCAGCTCTTCTGGAATCTCGCATCCTGTAtccaaggaggaaggaaaaatgcctTCAGTTTTTCTACAGGTTAAATGGAAGTCCACAGGATAAGCTTGTTATCTGGGTTAAGAAAGATGATGGAACTGGAAACGTTAGACGGATGCAAAAGCTGCACACTATTACAG CTGATGGAGAACATCACTGGAAATTGGCCAGCATTCCCTTCAGTGTCCAAACCAAATTCCGGTATGGGTTTCAGGGCATCAGAGGAGATCCAGCCAAGTCTGCCGGGGGGATTGCCATTGATGACACCAGCCTGACAGAGACAAACTGCCCCACCAACGTCTGGCACATCAGAAACTTCACATCCCTTTTAAACAGTACTACAAAAGGCGATTATATCATAAGCCCTGTATTTTACAGCTCGGAAGGCTACGCCTTTGCTTTACAGCTGTATCCTCACGGAAGAAATTCATCATCCTACTCGAATTACATGGGGATTACTTTCCACCTCTGCAGCAGTCCAAACGATGGCCTTCTTGAATGGCCGGCCGGACACAGACAAGTTGTCTTGTCGGTTTTGGATCAAGACCCTGATGTAATCCACAGGATGTCCCTCAGCCTTAGCTTTACTACAGACCCAAACCAGCCAGTATATG GCAGAAATGACACCCTGCAGTGGGACAAACCATCTGTCACTGGAAGTTTTTCTCCTTACTGCAACTGCTACATGAGCCCAGGTGTTGGCTGGAATACATTCCTGACCCACAGGGAGCTGCACTGgaaaaaattccttaaaaatgaCAGTCTTTTCATCTTTGCTGATTTTGAAG ATCTCACCCCTTTGATTAGATCTGAAGTCCCAGTCCATCCTTGA
- the LOC142407523 gene encoding taste receptor type 2 member 9-like, which translates to MEACYSQDKFNATSYDAMAMVIITLQAFAGMGINTFIVSVLCIAWVKKKSFNSNEKILLFLGCSRFWYLCITWVYSFLSIIYPWCFYVHPIPQLFAAIQTFLNSSNLWTSACLCVFYCIKIANFRHIFFIYLKVKIDRIVPWLLLGSVLVSLVICILIYRTTDEVRNLNSTTPGNFWKLSVRMDEHFFPVFFISGFSFATAFMAVIFSALLLLFSLWRHKCKMQTNSVKNLSMDAHIKAMKSILSFFFIYSINFTCFVLTLIYATKNENPVMFLILVFQYAFPAVHSLILIFSNPKLEKTLLRTLPCVKCKVCMRQELSAFTNGRRIGKTPREGGFCAKCAVEYSHAFISQ; encoded by the exons ATGGAAGCTTGTTACTCTCAAGATAAATTTAATGCCACTTCATACGATGCCATGGCTATGGTCATCATCACACTTCAGGCATTTGCTGGCATGGGGATAAACACTTTCattgtttctgtgctttgtattgcttgggtcaaaaagaaaagctttaactCTAATGAGAAGATCTTGCTGTTTCTGGGATGCTCTAGGTTTTGGTATTTGTGCATCACATGGGTATATTCCTTTCTTTCAATAATTTATCCCTGGTGCTTTTATGTTCACCCCATACCCCAACTATTTGCAGCTATTCAAACCTTTTTAAATTCTTCCAACTTGTGGACTTCTGCCtgtctttgtgttttttattgtATAAAAATTGCAAATTTCAGGCACATCTTCTTCATCTACCTGAAAGTAAAAATTGACAGGATCGTGCCATGGCTCCTGTTGGGTTCAGTGCTTGTATCCCTGGTCATCTGCATCCTTATCTACCGCACCACCGATGAAGTGCGCAACCTCAATTCCACCACCCCGGGAAACTTCTGGAAACTGAGTGTCCGAATGGatgaacattttttccctgttttttttatCAGCGGCTTCTCATTTGCAACTGCATTCATGGCAGTAATCttttctgcccttctcctcctcttttctctctggagACACAAATGCAAGATGCAGACAAACTCAGTGAAGAACCTCAGCATGGATGCCCATATCAAAGCCATGAAATCtattctgtcctttttcttcatttacagcATTAACTTTACATGTTTTGTCTTGACACTGATTTATGCCACGAAGAATGAAAATCCTGTGATGTTTCTCATTTTAGTATTTCAGTATGCTTTTCCAGCTGTTCATTCCCTTATTCTGATTTTCAGCAATCCCAAACTGGAAAAGACACTGCTAAGGACTCTGCCCTGCGTGAAGTGCAAGGTTTGCATGAGGCAGGAACT ATCTGCTTTTACCAATGGACGTCGGATCGGTAAAACACCGAGGGAAGGTGGGTTTTGTGCAAAGTGCGCTGTGGAATACAGTCATGCTTTCATCTCGCAGTGA